The genomic window GGCTGGCTGACatcacctcccctcctccctctatattctctttctccctgtctgATCTCCCTCCTGCTCTATTTCCCCCCTTTCCTCCATCCTTCCTCTAGAGAAGGGCCTCTCCCATTTCCCTGGAGCCACCTCTGTTCTTTCAGCTCCCTCCCAACCTTTTACTTGCCTCCCAATCACAAGCCCCTGCCAACCACCAGTGGCCATCTGTTCCCGCCCATAAAAGAGCAGACAGGACTCGGGCTGGTctcgccccctcccctccatccaggggcagcctctagaaagaaaaagaggagaatggagagggGGGCAGAGAAGGGGGAGCCCAGACCCAGAAGGAGCTAGGGgtgaggagtgggagggagaaggggaacaGAAGTGAGAGGCGGGGGACACAGGCTCCTGGAGAAGAAAGGGAccaaggagagagacaaagagaaggcgGAATAAAAGTGACAGGAGTGCAGGGCAGGCTGTGGAGGTCTCTGCCCGgcagcctcctctccctggggGACTCACCGACGTGGCTACCGCCATGGCCTTGGCCTCGCGCGCGGCCTGCTCCGGGCCAGGCTCGGTTTCGCTGACTTCAGCAGCCGCTGCCCCGCACCATGGAGGCGGCCCCCGGCTGCGGCGCCTGAGTCGTGGCCTCCGTGGAggttggaggaggagaaagaaaacccacaaaactcCCCAAATGGGAGGCAGCTTGGCCgggcaggaggaggagcgggGCGGGCCGGGGCGTCGCTGCGGGACCTCATCCAAGGGCGCGCGCTCTACTGTCCCCGCGGCCTCCCGAGGGCCGCAGGGTTGGCCAGGCCCGGGGGGCTGGCTGCCCTAGGCCGCGGGGGAACCCCGGGTCCGCATGGGCCGAGAGCCCCCTTCCAGGGCCGGGGCCGGCGAGGCGGCGGGGGCTGGGGCTGCGCTCGACGTCTCTGCAGGCCGCTCAGGGCGGCCCCGAGGGCAGGGAGAAGCCGCCGGGGCGGTTGGGCCGGACGAGCGAGTTCAGGGCCCACCCCTCCACCAGGGGGCCGCGCCGGCGAGCGGTGCTCCCAGGGCTGTGGTCggggccccgggcgccgcggcgGCCCCGCTGCgacgggggcagggagggagggggagcgaGAACTGCGACGCTCGTCCCTCTTCAGACTCGCCCAAGTTGGCGAAGGAGGCCGGGCTGGCGCCAGAAGCCCCCGAGAGCGCGGccgctgggctgggctgcccgGGGGGCTGCTTTCGGCCCGGACGCTCGCAGCTGCGGCGGAGAGGGGGGTGCGCTCTCACGCACTCGCCCTCGGCCCGCCCGGGGATCCCGGGGCCCCGCGACGGCGCCTCGCAAGTCGCACGCGGCCCGGCTCGAAGGGGCGGGACGGCCTCCCAACGCCGCCCTCCTCCAGCCTCGGCGCGGCGCGCGGGGCCGCGAGCTCCCCCGCCTCACTGCCCTCCCCCAGGCGCCGGCCCCCCGCCCCGCTCACGCGCACCCTCGCAGGGCCCCCCGGCGCGCCCCAGAGCTCAGGGCAGCTCCCCGTGtccctgggaagggagagaaaggccaCAAAGCAAAAGGAGGAGCAAAGAGGAGGCGAAGGAGGGGTAGGGGTCAGGGTCCTGCGGACTCgcctggaggtggggggcacTGAGCGGGTTGGTAAGTCTCCAGGGTCGCGCGTGGCCTtcaggctccccccaccccccgctcgCGGCTCCCCGTCCCCGCCCCCCGCACCCGCGCTCCCACTCCCTCTCAGTGCggctcctttctcctcccccgGGCCCTCTCCGCTCCGGCGCGGGGCTCGGTCCTGGGGAttaagaaaggagggaggggaaaagggaggggaggggagggaaggggcggaGGAGAAAGGAGGACGATCCCTCCGAAGGCGGGTGTTGAGTTTCAGCTCGGGACCCTCGGGCCAAACTGCGCGTCCCCTCCCGGCCCCTCTCCTCGGCGCCTTCTTCCTCCCGACGGCGCGGCGGACCTCCCCGCGGTCCGATCCTCTCCCTACTGGGAGCTCCTGTCCCCTGCCGCGCCCCCGCAGCCCCGCGCCTCTTTCTGCCTCCCTTTTATTAGCCCCACATCTGTCTTTCCCGTGGGAGGGAGCGCGCTCCTCCCGCCTTTCTGGGGTCCTCAGCGGAGCCTCTTTTCTCCCTTAGCGTTGTCTCTGCAGGGGTGGCAGGGTTAGCCTGGCCGTTCCTGCCGGGGACAGGCCGGGGGGTCTGGGGCTGGACGGGGACTCTGGCCCTGGCGAGAGAAGGTGAAGCCTGAGCGTCCCAGAGCTGCGGGCGGGCGGGTTGTGCCGCCTCTTACACTCCTCTGCCAGTCTGGGCCTGTCCCCTGCCCTGGCTCTGGCTCACTTCTGCTGTCACGAGCAGGAGTGGGGACTGTGGGCCCATCAGGGCAGGACTCTTTCAGCGGAGCTGGATCTTCGCTCAGGAGTTTCAGCTGGAAAGACAGGCGATCTCGGGTCGCACGCCTTTCCTGCACTCTTAACTTCTTAGTGCGCGCTGCCTGCCTCCAGCTACCCCTCCCCCTGGCTCTTCCTTTGGGGGCACACATCAAggcctccagaggctctagggaagCCTTCCTTCTTCCGTTTTTGAGGTTCCTGGTGTTTAAAAGTGAGAGGCCAAACAGGATTGAAAAGCTGTAGTGTATTTTCAGTGTTTACATAGAACAAATTAACATTTCAAACACATGGAACAGACAAGGACTCCATGTATAACGTCATTTGGAGATAACATCAGAAGTCTAATTTAAGCCCCTTTGTGAACCTGGGGCCTTGGGCAcatgctcccctcctccctccccacattcCACAGGCCTATAATCTAGGCATttccaggaggggagggggaacacCTGTCCTGgagccttcccctccctgctgcctGGGCACCTATAAGAGCCCTCTGCAAAGGGGAAGGGTGGAATTTATGGGTGGAATAGAGAGGGATTCTGGGGTGAATATGGGGATGGACAATATTGGTTCTGGGCTTGGCTCAGAGATGGGGTGCAGACATGGGCGTGGGGCTGGGAATCCTGTACAGACCTAGGCTCCCTTAGGACGTAGAGGAACTTTTAAATTTCCAGATGCGTCTGAAGGGAGAGCTTCCCTATTCCAGCTCCATCCTGGTCCAACCTCCTTCAGACCCCAGCCCTGGCAGGCCTGGCTTCCTGCAAGACAGACATTCAGCTGCTGGAAAGTGACTTGATATGATCTCTGCCCAGGGGACTGCCAAGGCACACTGGGGTCCAAGATGGAGGTGGGCGGGAAACCCAGTTCCCAAAGATGAACGCTCTGACTGGCACCAGGGGGAATAGATGGAGGCCAGAAAAGGCTTAGCAGGAAATAATTGCTGGGACCAGGTAAAATGGTGGTTTGGGAGGTGGGTGATGGGGCTCCCTGCTCAGAGCTCAGTGCCTGGAGAAAGGTAGTGGGGGGAGCAGAGAGCAAACCTGACGGAAGACAAGACTGTGCTGCTGGCATGCCCACACATGGAATGGAGCTAGTCGGACTGGGGAGTGAATCCTGGTttattagctgggtgaccttggacaagttatatAACAGCTGAGTCTGATTCCTCATCTCTAACAGTCACTTCGGTGAggagtgcccagcacagtgatGCCCTCCTGTCTTTTCAACTTCACCTTGGCTCCACCCCCAACTCCCCCTAATTGTGCTTTCATGAAAGCTGACAATGTTTCTTTGTCCAGGGCAGAAGGAGCCTTTTCCCTGTCCTTATGCTTCATCTCTGCCCTCTCCTTCAGAGGAGTTAAAGGTGATTCTAACCTGTTCAGGGAGAGTTCTGGGCTCTAGGCAAGGTTGGGAAAAAGCCAGGGTGGGCCAGTCACTAAGACTGTGGGTGGGTGGCAGCCTCAGGCAGCCAGGCCCTCAGCTTCGGGTCTTGCCCCTAACGTACTCAAGGGGTAGAAAGGAAAGGAACCCCTCCATCTGGCTTTCTGGGTCCCAGGCTTCTTTCCCCTTCCCAGCAGCGTCCACTggctggtctcttcctcttccccctgtGCCTTCCTTGACCTGTTCTGGTCTCTCCTGCTAATCAGAATGTCTCAGGTGCTCACAGATTCTCCCAGTTCTCCTCTAGAACTGGGAGtgcctgggttctaatcctgaTTCCGTCACTAGCCAGTGACCTTGCAGGCTCCATGACCTCTTGGAGCCCCTGCTTCCCTGTCTGTGAAGTGGGACAACTATGGAACCGACCACGTGAGCTTGTTGTGAGGGTTCAGAGAATCCTGAGAAGGTGCCTGGCCCATGATGAGCAGATGTTGGATCAAAGCAACTGTCAGGATTGTTATTTGATGCCAGCGCTGTGCAGGCAGCAGAATGTTGAGGCGAGGGTGCCCGCCCTCGAAGAACTCACATCACGGATATCATGCTTGATTCTGGTCAATACCTTCCCACTGACTTTGGAATAACAACCAAATGCTCCACCGCAGCCTCTAGGATCCTATGTGAtctggccctgcccacctcttCATCTCATCTCATCCTGCTTTCCCCTTAGTCTTTGCTCTCCATCCCCACtgtcctttctgtttctcaaatacGTGGAGCTCTTCCCCACCTCCAGGACTCTACGTGCCCTGCTCGCTCGGCCTGGACcactcttcccttttccctcaAACGTCAAATTCTGCATCCTCAGGAAGGCCTTCCCTGGCTCTCCAAGTTAAAGTAGCCCCTCcgtcttctccctccccctcataACTGCTTATCTCCTAacactgtttcattttcttcataccACTTATTATTATCGGAAATTGTCTTGTTTCCATGTTTATCATCTGTCTTCTCCTTAAATGTAAGCTTCACAAGGCAAAGACCTTATCTGGCTCGCCCTCCTCTGCATTCCCAGgttttagaatagtgcctggtgtgtagtaggtactccataaatatttggtgaatgaatcaATGGACAGGGCTGCTGTGACTGGAGGACGAAGCTGAGTAAGCCGAGGGCTCTCAGTGGGGAGGCACGGGGCACATGGTGGGGGAGGGAGTCGTGGGGCTTCTTGTCCTGTTCACTCTGATTCTCTGGGAGTTTCCCAGGCCAGCCTGGGTTCTCTTTGAAGGTAGGCTTCTGAGCCTCAGCATCTTTGTAACTAAAGGGGATACTACAGGTAACTAGCAACCAGTACCATTTTCACCCACCAATCCTGGGGCATGGGAGCAGTGTTCTGGAGGCCCCCATCTGGGCAGGGCATTCACCCTTTAGTTGCTGGACCACAGGGAGGTTGTGATGGGGTTGCCCCAGGGCTGAGGACAACATCAATGTACCAGCAGAGGCGGAAGTATGGCGGCGTTTTAACCACCGGTGCCTCCATCTCACATCAGGTGAGTGTGATGAGCTTCAGCAGACCCTGCTGAGGCCTGTGGTTTCAGCTCTACCTCAGGAGCCGAGGTCCAGAGCAGCTAAGCTGGTTGGTGCTTTTGTTTTCGTCTGGATTACCCCACTTGCCCCCCAAAAAGCACATACACACTTCTATAAATGAGGAAAGAGGACCAGAGAGGGCCCACAGTCTAAAGCTGATCAGAGGCAGGGTCAGGACTTCCTGGCAGCAGGTGGGGATTTGAATGTCCTTCTGAGAAAGGGCAGGACCCCCATATTCTGGCTTCCTGCAAGCCTCTTGAGCCTTTCGTGGTCGCAGGTGGGAGTGTTTTCCACCCCTACGTCTTCCCTGCCCTTTCCTGCCAGGTGCACGGCGCTCCTCCCAGCACTCCGGGGTGGGACTCCCAGCAGGTCCCCTCTGGTTGCCAGGTCGGGTCCAGGCAGATGAGCTCACAGTGGAAGGCACCCTTGATGTCAGGTGCTGGGCGAACTTTCCTTTGCTTCTGCCTCCACCATTGTCCCCTTCGCCACCCCCGtctccccacacccccagggATTCTGTGGAAGCCGACGTGACTCAGGGATTCCAAAACTAGTCACCCCAGGAGGAAAACCCTCTGGAAAATGTTTCTCATGGCAGGGAGTCACCCCAAGGAGTTCCACAGAGATGCCACTGAGATAAGGGCAGAGCCTAAGCAAACGGGAGGACGCAGGGGGCGTGTGGCTCAGAGCACAGGTTCCCGGGTCAGGCCTGATCATCACGGGGGGGAAAGGCCAACCCTGGGGGAGACTTGTGCTTGGAGGggccctccctctgccttttgGGGCTTCCTCAGAGGAGGTCCCGGTACAGAGGTAGGGGGACCCCCCAAAGGCCTCTCCTAAGGGCAACATCCTGGGCAACAAATGTGGGTCCTTTTGCAGCATCAGCAAATGAAACAAGTAGCTggggtcccttccagctctttcgAGCACCCCTCCTGGATGGGGGCCAAGATCAGGGGAGCTGGGCCAATGTCAGGCTCTGAGGCTCTGATTGGTTTGGGGGAGACCCATAGGGATCCAGCTCTTCTGGAAGAGCACTGCCCCCTCAGAGGCTTTTCTGGGGTTAGGGTCTTCTCCGGAACAGCAGAAGCCATCCTGGGGCCACATGCCAGACCAAAGACTGGGGAATAGGAAGCTGGAGCAGTGGACCCCAGCCAGCAGGGCAGGACGCCTGAGTGGGCAGGTGAGAGCTGTCCCAGCTCCAGCCCGGGTGAGTGGGAAAACACTTACTGAGGGGGCTTCCCTTTCACATGCAGTCGACCAGGGGTCAGCACAGTGTGGTGCCTCCACGCCAGGAGCTCAGATGTGGAGTTGGTCAGGCTGGAGTGGAAAactggctctgcctcttcctagctgTGCAACCCCGGGGAGGTTGCTAAATTTCTTTGGcgtcttagtttcctcacctgtaatatGGGGATAATAGTTTCCATCTCATGGTTTATTGTTAGGATAAAATGAGCTGATGCATGTGCGGGGCTTGGCACCAGCCTGACACATGACACACAGGAGCTGAGGTCGTGGCGCGTGGGAGTGAACGGGCGTGGGGGGCTCAGGGTAGAGAGCAGGGGGCGGGGTGAGGTGTTCCTGACCTCAGGACTCTTCTTGAGTGTCCTGCTCCCCCAGCCACTGTCTGTTTCCCCTATGTCTGCACCCCACCCTCACTTCTGGCCCCCCAAAACTCACCAGAGCGGCTTCTCTCCCATTCTCCAGCATGCCCCCTGACCTCATCCTTCCTCTGCTTTGGGGCCACTTTGCCATAAAACCTTCGAGGGATTCCTCCTCACCCTGCACTCTGGGTGATCCCTGGTTCCCGTTGTTTATGTCCTGAGTCCTTGGTTACCAGAGGAGTATTTTCTAAGGGAAAGCACATGCAAATCAGGAAACAGCGTTCTAGAGACGATGTCTGTGTCTGAGTGTGTTGGGGAGGGGGGTCAGGGTGGGGGTGCGGGGTAACGGGGAAGgatgaagggaagggagggaagtaGGCTCTGGGCTGCTTTCAGCACTGCGCCTCCCAGGTGAGGTGGCCCCTGGCTGACCGGCGTCTTTGGGGTCAGGCCCAGCTCTGAGCACACATACCTGCTCCTGGCCAACAGTGGCCCATGGAGCTGGGGGGCTGAGGCTGGGTGGGCTCACCCCATGGCCTGAGAGTGGCAGCTTTGCCTGCTATGGCCCTTGTCCCCAAGGCCCTGTGAGTGGGAGTGGGGACAGGCTGGTCTTGGAGCTGGGACCTCCCTGGGTCTGAGGTGAGGCTGCCGGtgcctctcctcttcctggtgTCACCTTCTCATTTGGGCAATGGGACAGTAACCAGATCTTCTTCCATAAGACCCTGTGCATCCAGCCAACAAGCTATGGGGTTGGGGCCTTTCTGTGGTGCTGTGGGGTTAGGCCTATATCTCTAGCCCAGAGGAGGTCAGGAAAAGGGCGGGGATGGGTCGGAGTGGCCACTGGAGAAGACAAGGGGAAGTTAGGGAGTCAGTAAGGGACAGTGGAGAAGAAGTCATAGATGAGGAGGTCATAGAAATTGGGGTCATCCAAGATGAGGAAGGGGGCAGAGAACAGAAGGGTTGAGGGTCAAAGGAGATAGAGGGGAAATGTTCACTAAGGTGGGTGATCAAGGGAAGTCTGAGAAGGGGAATGGTGGAGACAAGGCCCCGGGTGGGAGCAGCAGAGACCACGGAAATGAGGCCTCTTAAAGATAGGCCAGATCTGTTCCCTAATTTTGGGTACCAAGCCAACCAGCTCCCAAAGGCTCCAAATAGCAGGATACTATTGCTTTGACAcctgaaaaaaaatgcaaagaacaaaAGTTTACCCAATACGCTTCCAGGGTAACAATAACGTTAATCACAACTTCCATGAACATTTTAAGCAGCTTTTGGAAACACTTTcagccttcttctttttttttttttttttggttttgttttttaatctcaggTCACTCCCTCTAAAGGTAGTggaaataaatttgaataaaCAAAACAGGTTTGCTGAAAATAAAACCAGGACTCCTAGACTGCTCCAGTCAGCCTGCTCCCACAAGGCCTACCTGTCAGCCAGTGTGACACCAGGGCTGGACCAGCAGCAGAGCAGCATCCGGCATGTACCAGGTGAGGGTGCAGTGGCCTGGCCAGGCACTGACAGCTCacaggaaaggagcagagagttgctgagggtggagggaggctGGGCTCCTAGTTTTGGGGCTGGGGACCAGGTGGAGGCTCGAAACCAGGATCTCAGGGAACCGCTGGGGGAGCTGCACTGAGTTTAGATGAGAGCGGTTCcccccctgggaggaggagggaagaaaaggagagaaccaATATTTTCTGTACTGAGTAcagattttacatatattatttcatatgaTCTGCCATTTTCCCACAGGTGGTTGTGTTTTTGGCAATGGTCATGGGAACCCCCACCCTCAGTTTGTGGCACAAGGAATGCACCCATTGGCCCAGCTGCTGCCCCAAGAAAGGACAGGACCCCATTGAGGagtggctgaagtggagcactgcGCACGTGCCTCCCCCAGAGACTGCTAACCTTGCCCACCACCCAGAATCCTGCAGGGCCAGTGAAGACGGACCTCTCAACAGCAGGTCCATCTCCCCCTGGCGATATGAGTGAGTCTGCTGTCCCCTCCTGAATGCCTGCACGTGTGCTGGTCAGGGTGTGTGCCAGGGCCAGGGCGGTTCCACCCAATGCCAGCCTACCTGCCCCCTTTTATCTCGGAGAGGCCATAAATATTTGGGTGTTAGACAAGGCCTAGCCTGGGTCCTAGCTCTGATATTTattgggtgaccttgggccaatTACTCGAGGTTTCAAAGCTCAGTTTtctttcatctggaaaatgagataATACCCCATAGGCTAATGTgcagatcaaatgaaataatatatgtaaaatctgTACTCAGTACAGAAAATATtggttccctcctcttcctcttcctcctcctcctcctcattttcctcccctcctcccccttttcttcttttgtccctACAATGGCCTTGTTTTTCTAACTAAAATATCAGAGAATAATGATATGATACAGTCACGAAGCATCCCAATACTAAACACTACTGCCTGGCCGTGATTGGGTTGTAATGGTGCCAAGATAGGGAAACCGTCAATGCCTGGGGGCAGCTGGGTGGCTGAAGCCTTGGGCTGGTTATCTTTGATCATGAGCAGTCTTATTTTTTCACCCAGTGTGCCACACAAatattatatttctctatttGTGCCATGATGTAAAAACTATTAGGAAGCACTGAAATTGGGACAATGAcaccaaatattaaaaattaggcCCTTAGGGATCCCAAACATATTTCTCCTTCTGTCTTGTGTCCTCATGGGCAGTGTGTGTTCCCACTCCCCGTTAAGTCTAGTTCTGTGTTAGCCCTGGCTTTGGAGATGGATGGAGAAGCTCAGTggggggcgggtgggggggggggcgtcagCTCTGATTGAGACTAGATCTGGGGTGGAGACTCCAGGTCACTGTGCTTTGAAGTGGTCTCAGAAGGCtggctgaggggccggccccgtcgctgagtggttaagtttgcgcgctctgcttcggcagcccagggtttcgccggttcggatcctgggcgcggacatggcatcactcattaggccatgttgaggcggcatcccacataccacaactagaaggacccacaactaaaatatacaactgtgtacttggggggGGTGGttggggataaaaagcagaaaaaaaagaataaaaagaagattggcaacggctgttagctcaggtgccaatctttaaaaaaaaagattttttttaatgttggctGGGTTCTGGGCTAAATTCAAAGAGGTGGGAACCCCTTTGGGGAGGCCGGGTGCTAGAGGGCTGACTGGGCTGAGATCCAGACCTCTTGTTGGGAGGCTGTGAACCCCTGATAACCATTTGGCTGGTCTTCCCCAAAGTGTTTTCTTTGCAACACTCATCCCACAATCTGCTCCTCAGAAAAAAGTGACGATGTCAAGTAAGTGTGGGAAAAGATGCTCCAGCCCTCACCCCTTCAGGATTCACAATGTACTCAGCACATTCAagtctggaagaaaagaaagtcccAGAAAGGAAACCATTAAACTCAGAGTTTCCCAAACTCATTTGGCCACAGACGCCTTCTCTTGCAGGATACTTATTAGGGAACCCACTTTGGGAAGGGCTGCACTAGCTGAGCCCGGCTTGTGAGGGCTTGTCTGTATGGAGAACAGCCTTACAACCCAGCAGCTGTTTCCTGCCAGCCTTTGGGGGTCCCAGACCTTGGGATCATCTACTTTTCAAGTTGTTTTTGGCCATGAAGTCCTTTCAGAATAAGCCTCACCGTGCACCCTTGTGTGTGCTTATAATATGTGCGTGGGAAGTGTCTGGAAGGATGCGCAGGAAGTGGTTGACAGTGGCTCCCTCTGGGGTCTGGGAGTGGTGGGGAGACACACTGTTAGTCTTcactttatactttttaattcttGGGTGTAAGAACAggttttacttttataataataataaaaaaaaaccctgaaaccGTAATAACAATTACAAAAAAGAAGCCTCGTGCCAGAGCCCAGCGTGTGTATCAGATGGAAGGCGAGCTGGTCTGGCGAGGCTCAGCCAGGAGGCTGCTCACCTTCCCCGGcctccccagggctcccaggACCAGTTGGAAAGCCGCTCTTCCATTCTCCACATTTGCTTACAGTTGGGGAAAATAAGTCTGGAGAGGAGGGGGTGACTTCTTCAAAGTCACACACAGCTGGGACAAGAAGTcagctgcccccccccccgccccccaccccccacatttCCTTCCTCTGGcatttctcccacctcccccagggcTCCCTGCTTTTGGCCCGTCCCCTGTCTGCCCTGCCAGCCTCCCTCCCGGGCCTGACGAGTGCCACCCCCACAGGTTGGACAGGGACTTGAACCGGCTCCCCCAGGACCTGTACCACGCCCGGTGCCTATGTCCGCACTGCGTCAGCCTGCAGACAGGCTCCCACATGGACCCCCTGGGCAACTCGGAGCTGCTCTACCACAACCAGACTGTCTTCTACCGGCGGCCGTGCCCTGGGAAGCGGGGCGCCCACGATGGCTACTGCCTGGAACGCAGGCTCTACCGCGTCTCCTTGGCTTGCGTGTGTGTGCGGCCCCGTGTGATGGCCTAGTCGTGCCACCCGTGGCCGGTCCCTGGTCGGAACGCTGGAGCTGGGTGTACAACCACCTGCCACGGTGAGCCAGGACGCCTGAACGCTCAGCCCCTCCAAAGCGCCACCTGGTGCAATGGGATCGTGGGACAGGCTGGGGGACTCGGGGGCAACCACACTTTGCACTTTTGGGAGTGGATGGAAATGCAGGGTGAAGCAAAGGGAGCCCAGACTGCTATGGCCTCTGGAAGCTGGTGTCCTGGCATTTCCTCTCGGGAACGGTGTTAAATCTGCCCATTTCTGGAGGCCACCACCTGACTCTCTTACTTTCCTCCCATCCCTGACTGCCCTGGTGTGGCACGTGGACTTTCTTGATATTTTCCCCATTGCTAATGGAGAGCCcctcatttcatttcttcatttgttcattcattcattcatcaaccaCTCAGTGAGCATCTACTTTGCACACATCCTGGTGTAGTTACTAGTCTTTTGGCATGGGCAACTCTGAGGAAAAGGCTGTTATTGAGCATGGAGAGACTTATCCAAATAAATAATCTGTATTTAAAAGTGGCCTAATTTGTCTTCGGCATCCCTGGTGCCTGAACAACTTGTGGT from Equus asinus isolate D_3611 breed Donkey chromosome 2, EquAss-T2T_v2, whole genome shotgun sequence includes these protein-coding regions:
- the IL25 gene encoding interleukin-25 isoform X1 translates to MYQVVVFLAMVMGTPTLSLWHKECTHWPSCCPKKGQDPIEEWLKWSTAHVPPPETANLAHHPESCRASEDGPLNSRSISPWRYELDRDLNRLPQDLYHARCLCPHCVSLQTGSHMDPLGNSELLYHNQTVFYRRPCPGKRGAHDGYCLERRLYRVSLACVCVRPRVMA
- the IL25 gene encoding interleukin-25 isoform X2, whose protein sequence is MYQVVVFLAMVMGTPTLSLWHKECTHWPSCCPKKGQDPIEEWLKWSTAHVPPPETANLAHHPESCRASEDGPLNSRLDRDLNRLPQDLYHARCLCPHCVSLQTGSHMDPLGNSELLYHNQTVFYRRPCPGKRGAHDGYCLERRLYRVSLACVCVRPRVMA